The following coding sequences are from one Lysinibacillus sp. FSL W8-0992 window:
- a CDS encoding helix-turn-helix domain-containing protein: MEFSTRLTSLRKERKLLQADVANKVGIARATYGAYEQGSRQPDFDTLENLADFFGVSLDYLLGRTNINSITPQEKDEADFQAFANDPELNVFYRELPESDEEAVRKLRNIWEIIKNEKN; encoded by the coding sequence ATGGAATTCAGCACACGTTTAACTTCTTTAAGGAAAGAAAGAAAACTTTTACAAGCTGATGTAGCGAACAAGGTTGGTATTGCTCGTGCTACATATGGAGCTTATGAACAAGGAAGTAGACAACCTGACTTTGATACGTTAGAGAACCTCGCTGACTTCTTTGGAGTATCACTTGACTACCTTCTTGGACGTACTAACATCAATTCAATCACACCACAAGAAAAAGACGAAGCTGACTTTCAAGCCTTCGCCAATGATCCAGAATTAAATGTATTTTACAGGGAGCTTCCTGAATCAGATGAAGAAGCAGTACGTAAGCTTCGTAACATTTGGGAAATCATAAAAAATGAGAAAAATTAG